From the Nodularia sp. NIES-3585 genome, one window contains:
- a CDS encoding TetR/AcrR family transcriptional regulator yields the protein MPKIVDHDQYRKELLGKCFDLFAKKGYGALTMRQIAESLNVSTGTLYHYFPSKQVLFEQLIEEISHKDISSALAEMQGTQTVSETMAAMGKYLLKNEDYFINQTYILVDFSQYQGKETIASSPVFQRVKQRYQRAVCDFLGIQDPVLASFILSFIDGLILAKLWGGETIDLAEQCALLGTMLTKYLEEKP from the coding sequence ATGCCTAAAATAGTTGACCATGATCAATACCGTAAAGAATTACTGGGCAAGTGCTTTGATTTATTTGCTAAAAAAGGTTACGGTGCGCTCACCATGAGACAAATTGCTGAGAGTTTAAATGTTTCTACTGGTACGCTATATCATTATTTTCCGAGCAAACAGGTTTTGTTTGAGCAATTAATTGAGGAGATAAGTCATAAAGATATAAGTTCAGCTTTGGCGGAGATGCAAGGAACCCAAACGGTTTCAGAAACAATGGCTGCAATGGGGAAATATTTACTCAAAAATGAAGATTACTTTATTAATCAGACTTATATTTTAGTTGATTTTTCTCAGTATCAAGGCAAAGAAACAATAGCCAGTAGTCCGGTATTTCAACGTGTAAAACAAAGGTATCAGCGAGCAGTTTGTGATTTTTTGGGAATTCAAGATCCAGTATTAGCTTCGTTTATTTTGAGCTTTATCGATGGTTTGATTTTAGCGAAACTCTGGGGTGGCGAAACAATTGATTTGGCTGAACAATGTGCCTTG
- a CDS encoding bifunctional sterol desaturase/short chain dehydrogenase has translation MFSQINGVLVSTALPFAGWGVFSLLLAEVLRDSYHVLCHEVKWLAKWHNKHHQVYRRDLSIVSVQAYQDSQLYHDVLESSLLVAALTIMALVVQQMGLWLGVFYGCTFLYGASVRYFSGKIDTDYNHLPGPLQIIPSVWWVNRTYHWRHHFDDVNAYYSGVFPLVDKILGTGLSLKGKTVALTGASGSLGQALAAELLKHNAKVVALTTNPEKLAPQTNFKVLSWELGNEAELKDSLEKIDILIINHGVNVYSSRTPQAIASSYEVNTFSALRLMDIFLTTVTGPQAKATKEIWVNTSEAEVSPALSPLYELSKRTLGNIVTLKRLDGNCVIRKLILGPFKSQLNPYGVMSAQQVARGILFLARRDYRNIIVTVNPLTYVFFPIKEASTWLYYRVFSKTAKD, from the coding sequence ATGTTCAGTCAGATTAATGGGGTGTTGGTAAGTACTGCTTTGCCGTTTGCTGGCTGGGGAGTCTTTTCGTTGTTGCTGGCTGAAGTCTTAAGAGACAGTTATCATGTTTTGTGTCACGAGGTCAAATGGCTGGCTAAATGGCACAATAAGCATCATCAGGTATATCGTCGCGATTTATCCATTGTCTCTGTGCAAGCTTACCAAGATTCTCAGCTTTATCATGATGTTCTGGAGTCCAGTTTACTGGTTGCGGCTTTAACCATCATGGCTTTAGTTGTTCAGCAAATGGGGTTATGGCTGGGAGTATTCTATGGCTGTACTTTTTTGTATGGTGCTTCTGTAAGATATTTCTCAGGTAAAATCGATACAGATTACAATCACTTACCCGGCCCTTTACAGATAATTCCCTCTGTTTGGTGGGTAAATCGTACTTACCATTGGCGACATCATTTTGATGATGTGAATGCTTACTATAGTGGTGTCTTTCCTCTCGTGGATAAAATACTTGGTACGGGTTTATCTCTCAAAGGTAAAACTGTCGCTTTAACTGGCGCTTCAGGTTCTCTCGGTCAAGCATTGGCGGCGGAACTGCTCAAGCATAATGCCAAAGTGGTGGCTTTAACCACTAATCCCGAAAAATTAGCACCGCAGACTAATTTTAAAGTGCTTTCCTGGGAGTTAGGTAATGAGGCTGAACTCAAAGACAGTTTAGAAAAAATCGATATTTTGATTATCAACCACGGTGTCAATGTTTACAGTAGCCGCACACCACAAGCGATCGCATCTTCCTATGAGGTGAATACTTTCTCAGCCTTACGGTTGATGGATATATTTTTAACTACTGTCACCGGACCACAAGCCAAAGCCACCAAAGAAATCTGGGTGAATACTTCTGAGGCTGAGGTTTCCCCCGCTTTAAGTCCCCTTTATGAACTGAGTAAACGCACATTAGGAAATATTGTCACCCTGAAGCGGTTGGATGGAAATTGTGTAATTCGTAAGTTAATTCTGGGGCCTTTTAAAAGTCAACTCAATCCTTACGGGGTGATGTCCGCCCAGCAAGTCGCTCGTGGTATCTTGTTTTTAGCCCGACGCGATTACCGCAATATTATTGTGACGGTAAATCCTCTCACATACGTCTTTTTTCCCATAAAGGAAGCTAGTACATGGCTGTATTACCGAGTTTTTAGCAAAACAGCTAAAGATTAG
- a CDS encoding DUF433 domain-containing protein: MKPLTRITFNPEIMGGKPCIRGMRVTVGTIVGLMAAEHTPEDILKAYPYLESEDIYEALAYAAWRVEEIEVPLASA, translated from the coding sequence ATGAAACCACTAACGCGAATCACATTTAACCCAGAAATTATGGGTGGCAAACCCTGCATTCGAGGTATGCGTGTTACTGTAGGTACTATTGTTGGCTTAATGGCAGCAGAACATACCCCAGAAGATATTCTCAAAGCCTACCCATACTTAGAATCTGAAGATATTTATGAAGCCCTAGCTTATGCTGCATGGCGGGTAGAAGAAATTGAAGTCCCCCTTGCTTCCGCATGA
- a CDS encoding DUF5615 family PIN-like protein, whose product MKILVDMNLSPDWVKVLKNEGFEAVHWSTIGNPSATDKVIMAWALTNDYIVFTHDLDFGTLLAMTQADAPSVIQVRSQDILPAHLGNLVINALRQFQQELEMGALVTVDEVKAKVKILPIQRNT is encoded by the coding sequence ATGAAAATTTTAGTTGATATGAATCTTTCGCCTGACTGGGTGAAAGTCTTGAAAAATGAGGGTTTTGAAGCTGTCCACTGGTCAACAATTGGTAATCCCAGTGCTACAGACAAAGTAATCATGGCATGGGCGCTGACAAACGACTACATTGTTTTCACCCATGACTTAGATTTTGGGACACTGCTAGCAATGACTCAAGCTGATGCACCCAGCGTAATTCAAGTTAGATCACAAGATATCCTACCAGCGCACTTAGGTAATTTAGTGATAAATGCCTTGCGCCAATTTCAGCAAGAACTAGAAATGGGCGCTTTAGTAACAGTTGATGAAGTAAAGGCAAAAGTAAAAATCTTACCAATTCAGCGAAATACTTAA
- the cpdA gene encoding 3',5'-cyclic-AMP phosphodiesterase, whose translation MKQLSPISIAQITDTHLFASENHEMLGMLTTHSFQAVVERLNELRTEVDLLLLTGDLSGDGKPDSYDNLQNLVNPLQIPAYWLPGNHDCAIAMDDILNMGMVSRRKSFERGGWNFILLDSSVPGCLHGYLSGKSLDWLDSELTILGDNPTLVALHHPPFSVNSAWLDSSTLKNPQEFFAVLDRHPQVRLVLFGHIHQEFQRQRRQVHYLSTPSTGLQFRSKSPTLMIDQQYPGFRLLKLYPNGMWETSVERVPYFNPLELAAKVS comes from the coding sequence ATGAAACAACTATCTCCCATCTCAATTGCTCAGATTACAGATACACATCTGTTTGCTTCGGAAAATCACGAAATGCTGGGAATGCTGACTACACACTCTTTTCAGGCAGTTGTAGAAAGATTAAACGAGCTTAGGACTGAAGTTGATTTACTACTGCTAACGGGTGATTTATCTGGTGATGGTAAACCTGATTCCTATGACAATCTGCAAAATCTCGTGAATCCCCTGCAAATACCTGCTTACTGGTTACCGGGGAATCATGACTGCGCGATCGCAATGGATGACATCCTAAATATGGGGATGGTTTCCCGGCGCAAGTCTTTTGAGCGTGGTGGCTGGAATTTTATCTTACTCGATTCTTCAGTTCCTGGTTGTTTGCATGGTTATCTCTCCGGTAAAAGTCTCGATTGGCTAGACTCTGAGTTAACTATACTGGGTGACAATCCCACTTTAGTAGCTCTACATCATCCGCCTTTTTCAGTAAATTCTGCATGGTTAGATAGCAGTACTCTGAAAAATCCTCAAGAATTTTTTGCTGTTCTCGACCGTCATCCCCAAGTCAGGTTAGTTTTGTTTGGTCACATCCATCAGGAATTTCAACGCCAGCGTCGCCAAGTTCACTACCTCAGCACGCCGTCAACTGGACTTCAGTTTCGCTCAAAAAGTCCCACTTTGATGATTGACCAACAATACCCCGGCTTTCGTTTATTAAAGCTATACCCCAATGGAATGTGGGAAACTTCTGTGGAACGAGTTCCTTATTTCAATCCATTGGAGTTAGCCGCTAAAGTATCCTAA
- a CDS encoding chromophore lyase CpcT/CpeT encodes MTNSMDITTLARWMAADFSNQAQAFENPPFFAHIRVCMRPLPLEVLSGISLFVEQAYDYMLNDPYRVRVLKLLNAGDCIAIENYTVKEEESFYGASRDLQRLKTLTSDRLEKLPGCNMSVEWVGNCFKGKVEPGKSCIVFRKGQNTYLDSEFEISEERFISLDRGRDLETNEHIWGSVAGPFHFLRRNSFADEVVSLTEV; translated from the coding sequence ATCACTAATTCTATGGATATTACAACCTTAGCTCGCTGGATGGCGGCTGATTTTAGTAATCAAGCACAAGCTTTTGAAAACCCACCTTTTTTTGCTCATATTCGCGTCTGTATGCGTCCGCTACCCCTAGAGGTGCTATCAGGAATCAGTTTGTTTGTGGAACAAGCTTATGACTATATGTTGAATGACCCTTATCGTGTGCGGGTTTTGAAATTACTCAATGCAGGCGATTGCATCGCAATTGAAAACTATACTGTGAAAGAAGAAGAAAGTTTTTATGGTGCATCCCGTGACCTCCAACGCCTGAAAACTTTAACGAGCGATCGCTTAGAAAAGTTACCAGGATGTAACATGAGTGTAGAGTGGGTTGGTAACTGCTTCAAAGGCAAAGTCGAACCCGGTAAAAGTTGCATCGTCTTTCGTAAAGGGCAAAATACCTATTTAGATAGTGAATTTGAGATTAGTGAAGAGAGATTTATCAGCCTTGACAGAGGACGTGATTTAGAAACGAATGAACATATTTGGGGGTCTGTCGCTGGGCCATTTCACTTTCTGCGTCGGAACAGTTTTGCGGATGAGGTGGTATCTTTAACCGAAGTATAG
- a CDS encoding lipopolysaccharide assembly protein LapB, with amino-acid sequence MLRRLCIIISVAILCQLNSSLTLAESKKPQQPTEFPPNPLEITTPDPLLPPLIDKQQLTLSELQSLETALDELNQEAAAKLQAGDEEAAFAIWNREVRLRRYLGSLAELQALSRFGAIAWNQNASEQVRYITQRLQTIQKQAQKQKTVDLDLMRSLGEAYQRVRSPQLALEVYEQILITVQQQQDAVAVLQTLTTMGELHLSWFNYPQAAATYEKLLNLTATQSDRTNELAYLQQLRYVYQQTKQSQPAVDVLQRLAEIYEQKNDLTKIPELKLAIAANYESLAEENPSLLREAFNNYQEAYLIATRSRQYVRAGEALEKLISLYLAQEQIDEALQTSQILIETQEQAVNYYGMMQAYDKIGQLYLERQEYPQALTAFQKGLELAQQLKHEETYFNQQIEKASSPKL; translated from the coding sequence ATGCTCAGGCGCTTATGTATTATTATTAGTGTCGCTATTCTTTGTCAGCTTAACAGTTCGTTAACCTTAGCAGAGAGTAAAAAGCCGCAACAGCCAACTGAATTTCCTCCTAATCCCCTAGAAATTACCACACCCGATCCACTGTTACCGCCTTTGATTGATAAACAGCAGTTAACTCTCTCGGAACTGCAAAGCTTGGAGACGGCGTTGGATGAGTTGAATCAGGAAGCTGCGGCTAAATTGCAAGCGGGAGATGAGGAAGCCGCATTTGCGATTTGGAACCGGGAAGTACGCTTGCGGCGCTATTTGGGTTCATTGGCAGAATTGCAAGCATTATCGCGCTTTGGTGCGATCGCCTGGAATCAAAATGCGAGCGAGCAGGTAAGATATATTACGCAGCGATTGCAAACTATCCAAAAGCAAGCACAAAAACAAAAAACTGTTGATTTAGATTTAATGCGATCGCTTGGGGAAGCATACCAAAGAGTGCGATCGCCTCAACTAGCTTTAGAAGTTTATGAGCAAATTTTAATCACAGTGCAACAGCAACAAGATGCAGTCGCCGTATTGCAAACCCTGACAACAATGGGCGAACTGCATTTGAGTTGGTTTAACTATCCTCAAGCAGCCGCCACCTATGAAAAATTATTAAATTTAACTGCTACCCAGAGCGATAGAACTAATGAGTTAGCATACCTGCAACAGTTACGTTATGTATACCAGCAGACAAAACAATCCCAGCCAGCCGTAGATGTGCTTCAGAGGCTAGCAGAAATTTACGAACAGAAAAATGATCTGACTAAAATCCCAGAATTGAAACTAGCCATTGCTGCAAATTATGAATCTTTAGCAGAGGAAAATCCTAGCTTACTTAGAGAAGCATTTAATAACTATCAAGAAGCTTATCTCATCGCCACGCGATCGCGCCAGTATGTTCGGGCTGGTGAGGCTTTGGAAAAGTTAATTTCCCTATATCTTGCTCAAGAACAAATAGATGAAGCTTTGCAAACTAGCCAAATTTTAATTGAGACACAAGAGCAAGCCGTCAACTATTATGGCATGATGCAAGCTTACGACAAAATTGGGCAATTGTATCTAGAACGTCAAGAATATCCCCAAGCCCTCACAGCTTTTCAAAAAGGATTAGAACTTGCTCAACAACTCAAACATGAAGAAACATACTTTAATCAGCAGATTGAGAAAGCATCTTCACCTAAACTTTAG
- a CDS encoding glycosyltransferase, producing MNKQPLRIALFTGLYAPFLTGVSIAVHQRVRWLLEQGHEVFLIHPEINDQYPKNIGSRPMPGLEELKCFPNFSAYAFPTKPLIFYKSLPQPLHYRHWSDTKLLEKFQPDIVVVEEAPQMRGFYSMFLQGYGRPIGVEYAKKTGTPIISIFHTDIVAYIQYYLGNQFFNLMRPIIPFLVKQSTEVYDLNLFPSQAQLQKYNELNCQRGEYVPYQGIDCEKFHPRNIIHNPIPDDNRPTILFVGRITAEKNVTQLIDMFPLIAAKIPDVHLVIIGSGPLDEELRRRSKQFESGITIWGESHGTELLGWFARADVFVNPSATENFCTTNNEALASGTPLVAVVAPSTAEQVIAGYNGFLAEANNPQDFADQVVAILANSQLKAEMAEQARPSILKYDWSACTQKFEDKLYELVEDVKKLEPTTV from the coding sequence ATGAACAAGCAACCGCTTCGTATTGCTCTGTTTACAGGATTGTATGCTCCTTTTTTAACAGGGGTTTCAATTGCAGTCCACCAAAGGGTTCGCTGGTTACTCGAACAAGGTCATGAAGTTTTTCTGATCCATCCAGAAATTAACGATCAGTATCCTAAAAATATTGGCAGTCGTCCTATGCCGGGATTGGAAGAGTTAAAGTGTTTCCCTAACTTTTCAGCTTATGCTTTCCCCACCAAGCCACTAATCTTTTACAAGTCTTTACCTCAACCATTACACTATCGCCATTGGAGTGATACCAAGTTATTAGAAAAGTTTCAACCGGATATTGTGGTAGTAGAGGAAGCACCACAAATGCGAGGTTTCTACTCAATGTTTTTGCAAGGTTATGGTCGCCCGATTGGAGTTGAATACGCGAAGAAAACAGGGACTCCAATTATTTCGATTTTCCATACTGATATTGTTGCTTATATCCAATACTACTTGGGTAATCAATTTTTCAACTTGATGCGTCCGATTATTCCCTTTTTAGTCAAGCAATCTACCGAAGTCTATGATCTGAATTTATTTCCTTCTCAAGCACAACTTCAGAAGTATAATGAACTAAATTGTCAACGGGGTGAATACGTTCCTTATCAAGGAATTGATTGTGAAAAATTTCATCCCCGCAATATTATCCATAACCCAATTCCTGATGACAACAGACCAACTATCTTATTTGTGGGACGCATTACTGCGGAAAAAAATGTCACCCAACTGATAGATATGTTTCCGCTAATTGCTGCCAAAATTCCTGATGTTCATTTGGTGATTATCGGTAGTGGTCCCCTAGATGAAGAACTGCGTCGGCGGTCTAAACAATTTGAATCTGGTATTACCATTTGGGGTGAGTCTCACGGTACAGAACTTTTAGGTTGGTTCGCTCGTGCAGATGTATTTGTTAACCCCTCTGCAACTGAAAATTTCTGCACGACAAATAACGAAGCGCTGGCTTCTGGTACTCCTTTGGTTGCTGTGGTTGCACCTTCCACGGCTGAACAAGTTATTGCTGGTTACAATGGCTTTTTGGCTGAAGCCAATAATCCTCAAGATTTTGCCGATCAGGTGGTGGCAATTTTGGCAAATTCTCAACTTAAAGCAGAAATGGCTGAACAGGCTCGTCCTTCTATACTCAAATATGATTGGTCGGCGTGTACACAAAAGTTTGAAGATAAGCTTTATGAGCTAGTTGAAGATGTTAAGAAACTAGAACCAACAACTGTTTAA
- a CDS encoding glycosyltransferase family 2 protein — protein MNDLVIFLCRCLTVGLAVQVCFMLVFLWHLCSDKKNFLADEELPKTAVILCLRGADPFLSDCLQALLNQNYAQYDLKIVVDRMEDPAWAIVKETVQEHGATNVQISPLRIIRRNCSLKCSALIQAVTELDNSYQAIALVDADTIVHDHWLRELVTPLAHPHIGATTGNRWYVPTGSHWGSIVRYMWNVSAVVQMYLYGIPWGGSMAVKTEVIHQTRLLDKWGKAFCEDTMMRHILGKHKIQIKFVPSLMMLNQEECDLTDLKSWMQRQLLFCRLYHPHWFAVVGNAILTILCPTLLSVLFVAALLTGQWYAASLSLSYYSSYVVALLLIVLFLEQAVQLVIRAHHQPSSKLSVAAILKMLMGIPLTQWVYGLVFFSSLWMSKVKWRGITYKFKSPWKIRLVEYRPYRSGDKPVLPNISLN, from the coding sequence ATGAACGATTTGGTAATATTCCTATGTAGGTGTTTAACAGTTGGCTTGGCTGTTCAAGTATGTTTTATGTTAGTGTTTTTGTGGCATCTATGCTCAGACAAAAAAAATTTCTTAGCAGATGAAGAGTTACCCAAAACGGCAGTGATTCTTTGCCTACGTGGCGCTGACCCGTTTTTGAGTGATTGTTTGCAGGCGTTGTTGAATCAGAATTACGCCCAGTATGATTTAAAAATAGTCGTTGATCGGATGGAAGATCCAGCATGGGCAATTGTTAAAGAGACTGTCCAGGAACATGGAGCGACTAATGTTCAAATTAGCCCTTTGCGAATTATCCGGAGAAATTGCAGTCTCAAATGTAGTGCTTTAATCCAAGCTGTGACAGAGTTGGACAATTCTTATCAAGCGATCGCCTTAGTAGATGCTGATACAATTGTTCATGATCATTGGCTGCGTGAATTAGTCACTCCCTTAGCTCATCCCCATATTGGCGCGACAACCGGGAACCGTTGGTATGTGCCGACAGGTAGCCATTGGGGTTCTATAGTCCGGTATATGTGGAATGTATCTGCGGTGGTGCAGATGTATTTATATGGTATTCCTTGGGGCGGGAGTATGGCGGTGAAAACAGAAGTCATTCATCAAACAAGATTGCTGGATAAGTGGGGAAAAGCCTTCTGTGAAGATACAATGATGCGTCATATTTTAGGTAAACATAAAATACAGATTAAATTTGTACCTTCTTTAATGATGTTGAATCAAGAAGAGTGTGATTTAACTGATTTAAAATCTTGGATGCAGCGCCAACTTTTGTTTTGCCGACTTTATCACCCCCACTGGTTTGCAGTAGTAGGTAACGCCATTTTAACAATACTATGTCCTACTCTTTTGAGTGTATTGTTTGTAGCAGCTTTGCTAACTGGACAATGGTATGCTGCATCATTATCTCTGAGCTACTATAGCAGCTATGTAGTGGCATTACTATTGATTGTACTTTTCTTAGAACAAGCAGTACAGCTAGTTATTCGCGCTCATCATCAACCAAGTTCAAAATTATCCGTTGCGGCAATTTTAAAGATGTTAATGGGAATTCCCTTAACACAATGGGTTTATGGGTTAGTATTCTTCTCTTCTCTGTGGATGTCAAAAGTTAAATGGCGCGGTATCACCTATAAATTCAAAAGTCCCTGGAAGATTCGGTTAGTTGAATATCGTCCTTATCGGTCGGGAGACAAACCTGTTTTGCCAAATATTTCTTTGAATTGA
- a CDS encoding glycosyltransferase family 2 protein: MKELTIFINQSLLSWLAIQMCLALVFLLYLRSHQENILADDQLPKTAVILCLRGADPYLPNCVEALLNQNYPEYDLKLIVDSQEDPAWQIVNDTINAQGASNVQVSPLRTIRHNCSLKCSSLLQAVSELDDSYQAIALVDGDTIVHANWLRELVSPLADPKVGATTGNRWFVPTGNYWGSLVRYIGNVSTVVQMYLFQVPWGGSLAIKTDVLRETGLLEKWRQAFGEDFMMHKILKQHGMRVKLVPSLIMLNREECDLLGLIDALKRLILYSRLYHPSWLAIVGDAVSSILFPFVAIILFVLSLLDAQWDLAVLLFSTYCIYTVGLLLVTLILELGVSQVIHSHGQPTTKLSVKTIAKIFIAIPLTQWVYGLALLSSLWMSTVKWRGIVYRVQNPWNIRLVEYHPYDLLDQPIDSKISL; this comes from the coding sequence ATGAAAGAGTTGACGATATTCATTAATCAGTCTTTGCTGAGTTGGCTAGCTATTCAAATGTGTTTAGCGCTGGTTTTTCTGTTATACCTGCGATCGCACCAAGAAAATATATTAGCCGATGACCAGTTACCTAAAACGGCTGTGATTCTTTGCTTACGCGGAGCCGATCCGTATTTGCCTAACTGTGTAGAGGCGCTGTTAAATCAGAATTATCCAGAGTACGATTTGAAGCTGATTGTTGATAGTCAAGAAGATCCGGCTTGGCAAATTGTCAATGACACTATCAACGCACAAGGAGCTAGTAATGTTCAAGTCAGCCCTCTGAGAACTATACGACATAACTGTAGTCTCAAATGTAGTTCGCTGTTGCAAGCTGTTTCTGAGTTGGATGATTCCTATCAGGCGATCGCTTTAGTTGATGGTGATACAATTGTTCATGCTAATTGGCTACGTGAATTAGTTAGTCCTCTAGCTGACCCCAAAGTAGGCGCGACCACGGGGAACCGTTGGTTTGTACCCACAGGTAACTATTGGGGGTCTTTGGTACGCTACATCGGAAATGTTTCTACTGTTGTCCAAATGTATCTTTTCCAAGTTCCTTGGGGTGGGAGTTTGGCGATTAAAACAGACGTGCTGCGCGAAACAGGTCTCCTAGAAAAGTGGAGACAGGCTTTCGGCGAAGATTTTATGATGCACAAAATCCTCAAACAACATGGGATGCGGGTTAAGCTTGTACCTTCCTTGATAATGCTCAATCGGGAAGAGTGCGATTTACTGGGCTTAATAGACGCACTCAAGCGTCTCATCTTGTATTCTCGACTTTATCATCCCAGTTGGTTAGCCATAGTTGGTGATGCGGTTTCTAGTATTCTGTTTCCTTTTGTAGCAATAATTCTGTTTGTATTATCCTTGTTAGATGCACAATGGGATTTAGCAGTTTTATTGTTTTCCACTTATTGCATTTACACGGTGGGATTACTCTTGGTAACACTGATTTTAGAGTTAGGGGTTAGCCAAGTGATTCACTCTCATGGTCAGCCAACTACAAAGTTATCAGTGAAGACAATAGCTAAAATATTCATTGCTATTCCCCTGACACAGTGGGTATATGGGTTAGCTTTGCTCTCTTCGCTCTGGATGTCAACAGTTAAATGGCGCGGTATTGTTTACCGTGTACAAAATCCCTGGAATATCCGATTAGTTGAATACCATCCTTATGATTTGTTGGATCAACCTATTGACAGCAAAATTTCTCTTTGA
- a CDS encoding DUF2141 domain-containing protein, translated as MWKYNLFTRVLISTLLSISSVKTVSAEPTATLTVVVNGISNQKGQICMGIYSRAKGFPMSTEDVVKSACVQPKGNTLTHDFSGLKPGSYAVAIVDDQNGDRKLNKDFLGIPTEGFGMSRNPTVSIATGTPSFYDASFMLMKNQNTKINILMKYSLDS; from the coding sequence ATGTGGAAATATAATTTGTTCACTCGTGTACTGATATCTACTTTATTGAGCATTAGTTCTGTGAAAACAGTCAGTGCCGAGCCAACTGCAACACTGACAGTTGTAGTTAATGGCATCAGTAACCAGAAAGGGCAGATTTGCATGGGGATTTACTCCCGTGCTAAGGGATTTCCTATGAGTACTGAGGATGTCGTAAAAAGTGCTTGTGTGCAGCCTAAAGGGAATACTTTAACTCATGATTTCTCTGGTTTAAAACCTGGCAGTTATGCGGTGGCGATAGTAGATGATCAGAATGGCGATCGCAAACTGAATAAAGACTTTCTCGGCATTCCTACAGAAGGTTTTGGTATGTCACGAAATCCGACTGTCTCAATAGCAACTGGTACACCAAGCTTTTATGATGCCAGTTTTATGTTGATGAAAAATCAAAATACCAAAATCAATATTTTGATGAAATACTCTCTTGATTCATAA
- a CDS encoding glycosyltransferase family 2 protein, with protein sequence MSQNLPKVSIGLPVYNGANFIKAALDSLLNQTFEDFELIISDNASTDNTEEICRAYAAQDKRIRYYRNHTNLGCSCNFNRVFELSVGEYFKWAAHDDLHAPDFLMKCVEILDNNPEVVLCHSQVSFIDENGDFVQNYNIKLNTDSEKPHKRFHELLTKHLCYQTYGIIRASTLKKIPLMGSYGTADGILLLRIGLLGQFYEIPEYLFFARSHAQQSLSMFFPNHHLLTNNQAQSTSSLLPDFYAYTVWFDSAKKGKILFPHWRIVWEYMLSVWLFPLSFYQRIRCHISIYQQLHGTEYLLLKDLLKATQIIWQRWQVGSTQKQQIIP encoded by the coding sequence ATGAGCCAAAATCTGCCGAAAGTAAGCATTGGATTGCCTGTATATAATGGTGCAAACTTTATCAAAGCAGCCCTGGATTCACTTTTGAATCAGACCTTTGAAGATTTTGAGTTAATCATCTCAGATAATGCTTCTACAGATAATACTGAAGAAATCTGTCGAGCATATGCTGCTCAAGATAAACGGATTCGTTACTACAGAAATCATACTAATCTTGGTTGTTCGTGTAACTTCAATCGTGTTTTTGAATTGTCTGTGGGCGAATACTTTAAATGGGCAGCCCATGATGATTTACACGCGCCAGACTTTCTGATGAAATGTGTGGAGATACTTGACAATAATCCAGAAGTGGTATTGTGCCATTCTCAAGTATCTTTCATTGATGAAAACGGTGATTTTGTGCAAAACTACAATATTAAACTTAACACCGATTCAGAAAAACCCCACAAGCGTTTTCACGAGTTGCTGACTAAGCATCTCTGCTATCAGACTTATGGCATAATTCGTGCTAGCACCCTGAAAAAAATCCCACTTATGGGTAGTTATGGGACTGCGGATGGAATTCTATTGCTAAGAATTGGTTTACTTGGTCAATTTTATGAAATTCCCGAATACCTATTCTTTGCTAGAAGCCATGCACAGCAATCATTGAGTATGTTCTTTCCGAACCATCATTTGTTGACGAACAATCAAGCTCAATCTACTTCTAGTCTTTTACCGGATTTTTATGCTTATACAGTTTGGTTCGATTCAGCCAAAAAAGGCAAGATATTATTTCCACATTGGAGAATAGTTTGGGAATATATGCTTTCTGTATGGCTATTTCCATTGAGCTTTTATCAGCGTATCCGTTGCCATATCAGTATTTACCAGCAGTTGCACGGTACAGAATATCTGTTGCTTAAAGATTTGCTCAAAGCAACGCAAATAATCTGGCAACGTTGGCAAGTTGGCTCTACTCAAAAACAGCAAATCATCCCTTAA